In Maniola jurtina chromosome 2, ilManJurt1.1, whole genome shotgun sequence, the following proteins share a genomic window:
- the LOC123872841 gene encoding protein lava lamp-like, whose translation MAPMFTRKAAALEEQQKLKNALHEIKSLKQLNTQLLKEQDESEAEMRIIIARNSQLKSELANLHNAHTLLSEERDQLQLAVGSFNQCIQTYEEALGKISMLEDELSKSQQLICDLQSQIASYETQKTNNLYDELLASSSTAPVLTIGLTCDSPCAANNKPHSETIHLNSHKKIKKYIKIGKLIKKTKKLIKFQKLCNKNIRLRKERSDLLNKLNTYCSSLQEMRVQYETDVRSLNEEILKLENSLKTVTSQYELSQKQVGEHILAADELLALSNYNIDRLDSLINRCECSNKYNSRRKKRDVTKKTKTFVDGRDYPVANEVRFKAQN comes from the exons ATGGCTCCTATGTTCACCAGAAAAGCTGCCGCTCTTGAAGAACAACAGAAACTGAAAAATGCTTTACacgaaataaaatcactgaaacaattaaataccCAATTACTGAAGGAACAAGATGAAAGTGAAGCTGAGATGAGAATCATTATTGCTAGGAACTCACAGTTAAAGTCTGAACTTGCAAACCTGCACAACGCTCATACTTTGTTATCAGAGGAGCGCGACCAACTTCAGTTGGCAGTAGGGTCGTTCAATCAGTGCATACAAACTTATGAAGAGGCTCTGGGAAAGATATCTATGTTAGAGGATGAATTAAGCAAATCTCAACAGTTAATTTGTGACCTTCAGTCACAAATAGCAAGttatgaaacacaaaaaacaaataacttgtaTGATGAGCTGCTTGCTTCATCCTCAACAGCACCAGTGTTGACAATTGGCCTGACCTGTGACAGCCCTTGTGCTGCTAATAATAAGCCACATTCAGAAACTATCCATTTAAatagtcacaaaaaaattaaaaaatacattaaaattggtaaattaattaaaaaaacgaaaaaattaataaaatttcagaaattatgtaataaaaacattaggcttaggaaagaacgttcagatttattaaataagctcaatacatattgttcctcactgcaagagatgagagttcaatatgaaactgacgttcggagtcttaatgaggagattctaaaactggaaaactccttgaaaacagttacttcccagtacgagctgtcacagaaacaggtcggtgagcatatactggccgctgatgagctgttagccttaagtaattataatatagatcgtcttgactctctgattaatagatgtgagtgctcaaataag TACAATAGCAGACGTAAAAAACGTGACGTGACGAAAAAGACAAAAACTTTCGTAGATGGAAGAGATTATCCTGTTGCTAATGAAGTAAGGTTTAAGGCACAGAACTAG